Proteins encoded by one window of Clostridium cagae:
- a CDS encoding phage tail protein — MINLDIYTLVTNIGKAKIANATVTGSKVDFFKLKVGDGNGAYYEPNENQTDLMHTVWSGNVNNVLTGGENNPNWIIVQTMIPPAEGGFYIREAGIFDNDNNLLAISKYPESYKPTMDDGSTDDLTVELIFEVSNSSVINLKIDPLVTTASIKDLKNLETKINQKIESITEQMKEIANKVDNIKIADGTTTQKGIVQLNNTTNSTSITQAATANAVKLAMDRANSAFQSASDGKNAIAGKVGNVTGNNTHTEIANRIQTDKNTAASNLNAKNVSASGNEALASLVGKIANINVYNLGGINYATGAIPKSENIVPYYIFNSSNTTNVFEVNITGLGFVPKSATAYSNSGEYSCTYNESGNLLTIIRTSNVSKECYRLDVSQIKKGYGYIVLPIMSGYTDITFHAFG; from the coding sequence GTGATAAATTTGGATATATATACGTTAGTTACTAACATAGGAAAGGCTAAAATAGCAAATGCAACTGTAACTGGTTCAAAAGTAGATTTTTTTAAATTAAAGGTTGGTGATGGAAATGGTGCATATTATGAGCCAAATGAAAATCAAACAGATTTAATGCATACTGTTTGGAGTGGAAATGTAAATAATGTACTTACAGGTGGAGAGAATAATCCGAATTGGATTATTGTACAAACTATGATTCCACCAGCAGAAGGTGGGTTTTACATTCGTGAAGCGGGTATATTTGATAATGATAATAATCTGCTTGCAATAAGTAAATATCCTGAATCTTATAAACCAACTATGGATGATGGAAGCACAGATGATTTAACTGTAGAACTAATTTTTGAGGTTAGTAATTCATCAGTAATAAATTTAAAAATAGATCCATTAGTAACTACAGCTAGTATAAAGGATTTAAAAAATCTAGAAACTAAAATAAATCAAAAAATTGAATCTATTACTGAACAAATGAAAGAAATTGCGAACAAAGTAGATAATATTAAAATTGCAGATGGAACTACAACTCAAAAAGGAATTGTACAACTAAATAATACTACGAATAGTACAAGTATTACTCAAGCAGCTACAGCTAATGCTGTAAAATTAGCAATGGATAGAGCAAATTCGGCTTTTCAATCAGCCAGTGATGGCAAAAATGCTATTGCTGGCAAGGTAGGAAACGTAACAGGAAATAATACACATACAGAGATAGCAAATAGAATACAAACAGATAAGAATACAGCAGCATCTAATTTAAATGCTAAAAATGTAAGTGCTAGTGGAAATGAAGCTTTAGCTAGTTTGGTTGGGAAAATAGCTAATATAAATGTTTATAATTTAGGTGGAATAAATTATGCAACTGGTGCCATTCCCAAAAGTGAAAATATTGTTCCTTATTATATATTTAATTCTTCAAATACAACAAATGTATTTGAAGTAAATATTACTGGATTAGGATTTGTCCCTAAAAGTGCAACAGCCTATTCAAATTCAGGAGAATACTCTTGCACATACAATGAAAGTGGAAATTTACTAACAATTATTAGAACTTCTAATGTAAGTAAAGAATGTTATAGATTAGATGTTTCTCAGATAAAAAAAGGTTATGGATATATTGTATTACCTATCATGTCTGGTTATACTGATATAACTTTTCATGCTTTTGGATAA
- a CDS encoding phage tail assembly chaperone: MNTENNVLEMQEEDIIKKLLGEVEAPRATIVLERIGIPVELKGLNSTEIAQIRKKCTSKRKVKGVMEEKLNGEEYDAGLILGATTNFNWNEPRLLEKHGVSDGKQFILRKLLGGERTNLVNKVLALSGYDDELSDAEDIKNLSGEEE, translated from the coding sequence ATGAATACAGAAAATAATGTTTTAGAAATGCAAGAAGAGGATATAATCAAAAAATTATTAGGTGAAGTAGAAGCTCCTAGAGCAACAATAGTGCTTGAAAGAATAGGTATACCAGTAGAATTAAAAGGCCTTAATAGTACAGAAATAGCTCAAATAAGAAAAAAATGTACTTCAAAAAGAAAAGTTAAAGGTGTAATGGAAGAAAAATTAAATGGTGAAGAATATGATGCAGGATTAATTCTTGGAGCTACTACTAACTTTAATTGGAATGAACCTAGATTATTAGAGAAGCATGGTGTAAGTGATGGAAAACAATTTATACTAAGAAAACTACTAGGTGGAGAAAGAACTAATTTAGTTAATAAAGTATTAGCGCTAAGTGGATATGATGATGAACTAAGTGATGCAGAAGATATAAAAAACTTATCAGGCGAGGAGGAATAA
- a CDS encoding XkdQ/YqbQ family protein, with protein sequence MIFIKLVLKNKYKIQLLSEEATLKESIDSIAYTLNLTLIETTELKNIELAKGDSIQLYDYMFNSNEYKKIFDGTIRDINGSKKNKKLSIICRERTVSIEESEEEYLWKDGQTATQRAKTICNDWGIPVGNFSETSIGLSKDLRKESLFSTMKKDLKETAQKGGSLYKFRMSESLDLVELGSNSMVYKLDSIVEDVQSKSSLNGAVTQVKVLGKEETKKSTKKNKTSGSSEEKELILSPILGVFKKNTDKYGTIQKLFQDEKIDDYSKAKSKADALFSNGEDSMSVPCVQDINTIRAGDKVSLYNNFYYVTDITHELGTDGKMNMTVMSWEGMKTKFYGE encoded by the coding sequence GTGATTTTTATAAAACTAGTTTTAAAAAATAAATATAAAATACAATTACTTTCTGAAGAAGCTACTTTAAAAGAAAGTATAGATAGTATTGCATATACTTTAAATTTAACTTTAATTGAAACTACAGAATTAAAAAATATAGAATTAGCTAAAGGTGATAGTATTCAACTTTATGACTATATGTTTAATAGTAATGAATACAAAAAGATATTTGATGGTACTATTAGAGATATAAATGGTTCAAAGAAAAATAAAAAACTATCTATCATTTGCAGAGAAAGAACTGTCTCTATAGAAGAAAGTGAAGAAGAATATTTATGGAAGGATGGCCAAACAGCTACTCAAAGAGCCAAAACGATTTGTAATGATTGGGGCATACCAGTAGGAAACTTTAGTGAAACAAGCATAGGTTTATCAAAGGATTTAAGAAAAGAATCTTTATTTAGTACGATGAAAAAAGATTTAAAAGAAACAGCTCAAAAAGGTGGAAGTCTTTATAAGTTTAGAATGTCAGAAAGTTTAGATTTAGTTGAACTAGGAAGTAATAGTATGGTTTATAAATTAGATAGTATAGTAGAAGATGTTCAATCAAAATCAAGTCTTAATGGAGCTGTAACTCAAGTAAAAGTTTTAGGTAAAGAAGAAACGAAGAAAAGTACTAAGAAAAATAAGACTTCTGGCAGTAGTGAAGAAAAAGAATTAATATTATCTCCTATACTTGGTGTATTTAAAAAGAATACTGATAAATATGGAACAATACAAAAACTATTTCAAGATGAAAAAATTGACGATTATTCTAAGGCTAAAAGTAAAGCTGATGCATTATTTAGCAATGGTGAAGATAGCATGTCTGTACCTTGTGTACAAGATATAAACACAATTAGAGCAGGAGATAAAGTTAGTTTATATAATAATTTTTACTATGTTACAGATATAACACACGAACTTGGAACAGACGGAAAAATGAATATGACAGTAATGAGTTGGGAAGGAATGAAAACTAAATTCTATGGAGAATAA
- a CDS encoding putative phage tail protein, protein MQVINSQKGLQMYSSVSPIYDRNIVMQAIFEAIGSEADLTEKQLDDIMLQLYPQTATWGLVFWEERYKLQTNLDESMETRRAKVISRMQTKNKIVNPKRIELTIKNFIKAQVEVLDSIAPYILGINITSEKGFPNSLNSMYKEVKRIKPSHMGVKYNLISRTKSNLYIGAACITGHKITIYPWKTKKLTSKGKISMAGPIIRSSQHITIYPKQEKE, encoded by the coding sequence ATGCAAGTAATTAATTCTCAAAAAGGATTGCAGATGTATAGTTCAGTTTCTCCTATATATGATAGAAATATAGTCATGCAAGCGATTTTTGAAGCGATAGGAAGCGAAGCTGATTTAACAGAAAAACAGTTAGATGATATAATGCTACAACTTTATCCACAAACTGCTACTTGGGGACTTGTATTTTGGGAAGAACGATATAAATTACAAACAAATTTAGATGAGTCTATGGAAACTAGAAGAGCTAAAGTAATTAGTAGAATGCAAACCAAAAATAAAATAGTAAATCCTAAGAGGATTGAGCTTACAATAAAAAACTTTATTAAAGCACAAGTAGAAGTTTTAGACAGTATTGCTCCATATATATTAGGAATAAATATAACAAGCGAAAAGGGATTTCCTAATAGTTTAAATTCTATGTATAAAGAAGTTAAAAGAATTAAACCTTCACATATGGGAGTTAAATATAATTTAATATCTAGAACTAAGAGCAATTTGTATATAGGTGCTGCATGTATTACTGGACATAAGATAACAATTTATCCATGGAAAACTAAAAAATTAACAAGTAAAGGTAAAATAAGTATGGCTGGACCAATTATAAGGAGTTCTCAACATATTACTATTTATCCTAAGCAAGAAAAGGAGTGA
- a CDS encoding baseplate J/gp47 family protein, with protein sequence MEMPDFLTEDVEKIHRRMMEKAPPGVSAIEGEIFWDATRPSALEKERTEKIQMQNILKMAHSQTATGKYLEFLGECQGIFKNNPTVSTGYVEITANKGTIIPLNYLVGTKSTDIEESISFETLESKTIDESGKALIKCKCTKAGIIGNVEANTITLVYKPINGLQSITNPKKFTGGTEIEDEKHYRQRIIEAEQEDKLSGADTDYIRWAKEIDGVGYADCIELWNGPQTVKVLILDSNNEPANDELITKVKDYIYPDKKSGESRGGKAPAGALVTIATATTLKINVSAKFIFTDGFNQETILTALKTKISEYLKKIKINGVVKYKAIDTIIGSYVLQDEGIDDYANLTINKSTTNIQLVDQIAAIGDVINASN encoded by the coding sequence ATGGAAATGCCTGATTTTTTAACAGAAGATGTTGAAAAAATTCATAGGAGAATGATGGAGAAAGCACCTCCGGGAGTATCTGCAATAGAAGGAGAGATATTTTGGGATGCAACAAGACCATCTGCTTTGGAAAAAGAAAGAACAGAAAAAATTCAGATGCAAAATATTCTTAAAATGGCTCATTCACAAACAGCAACAGGAAAATATTTAGAATTTTTAGGAGAATGTCAAGGGATATTTAAGAACAATCCAACAGTTTCAACAGGTTATGTTGAGATTACAGCTAATAAAGGAACTATAATCCCTTTGAATTATTTAGTGGGCACAAAATCAACAGATATAGAAGAATCCATTAGCTTTGAAACATTAGAATCTAAAACAATAGATGAAAGTGGAAAAGCACTTATAAAATGTAAATGTACTAAAGCTGGAATAATAGGAAATGTAGAAGCAAATACAATTACTTTAGTGTATAAACCTATAAATGGACTACAGAGCATAACAAATCCTAAAAAATTTACTGGTGGTACCGAGATAGAAGATGAAAAGCATTATAGACAAAGAATTATAGAAGCTGAACAAGAGGATAAGTTAAGTGGTGCTGATACTGACTATATTAGATGGGCCAAGGAAATTGATGGAGTTGGTTATGCTGATTGTATAGAACTTTGGAATGGGCCACAAACAGTAAAAGTATTAATTCTTGATTCTAATAATGAACCAGCTAATGATGAATTAATTACTAAGGTAAAAGATTATATTTACCCAGATAAAAAATCAGGTGAAAGTCGTGGAGGAAAAGCACCAGCAGGAGCACTAGTTACTATTGCAACAGCAACAACATTAAAAATAAATGTTAGTGCTAAATTTATATTTACAGATGGATTTAATCAAGAAACTATATTAACAGCTTTAAAAACAAAAATAAGTGAGTATTTAAAGAAAATAAAAATAAATGGAGTTGTTAAATATAAAGCAATTGATACTATTATAGGTTCTTATGTATTACAAGATGAAGGAATAGACGATTATGCTAATTTAACAATAAATAAGTCTACTACCAATATACAATTAGTTGATCAAATTGCAGCTATAGGAGATGTGATAAATGCAAGTAATTAA
- a CDS encoding phage tail sheath subtilisin-like domain-containing protein, translating into MAKGTWNEKDKPKIPGFYNRMQIAAEESANNIQGVLAMPVKSDWGPVNKVVSVSQERHLKNVFGNNVDFTAYKLGKLALLGKPKELLLYRLVDSAAKPGELILKNTESSPTNVIKLQTIYPSSRSFNVTIRTNIINDSAKDIILYENTTQLVEVSDLTGSIDEIVDKINKSALSDYIVASKVENATGTLADMVNDKFTGGNDGASNITNTEYLKAMKAFESHGIDGFTLDGVTDVGLHTSVKTWINECKKEGLDILAFLASNSESLSQANSKSKEYNDYLMHNVYLKSTTYDGITYTAAEVAVYVAALALGKNLKESVCNEITIFDSVEPRLSRTEIESALESGTIVFDVIDNEVVIVDDVNTYKNYKNEKEEALGNIRAIRFINTVNKQTAGAGKDYIGKISNDETGHTVTLCGLKTFFETYQKLGIIAKFNIETDEELQKNAQSDEFFWKWDAEYINVIKKIFSTGNLK; encoded by the coding sequence ATGGCTAAAGGTACATGGAACGAAAAAGATAAACCAAAGATTCCAGGATTCTATAACAGGATGCAGATAGCAGCAGAAGAATCAGCAAACAATATTCAAGGAGTTCTAGCTATGCCAGTAAAAAGTGATTGGGGTCCAGTAAACAAAGTAGTTTCTGTTTCTCAAGAAAGACACTTAAAAAATGTTTTTGGTAACAATGTAGATTTTACAGCATATAAGCTAGGAAAATTAGCATTGCTAGGAAAACCAAAAGAGTTGTTACTTTATAGACTTGTTGATAGTGCTGCTAAACCAGGAGAGCTAATTCTTAAAAATACTGAAAGTTCTCCAACTAATGTAATTAAGTTGCAAACAATATATCCAAGCTCAAGATCATTTAATGTAACAATAAGAACAAACATAATTAATGATTCTGCTAAAGATATTATTTTATATGAAAATACTACTCAATTAGTTGAAGTTAGTGATCTAACTGGAAGTATTGATGAAATAGTAGATAAAATAAACAAATCTGCTCTAAGCGATTATATTGTTGCTTCAAAAGTTGAAAATGCAACAGGAACATTAGCGGATATGGTAAATGATAAATTTACAGGTGGTAATGATGGTGCATCTAATATAACTAATACTGAATATTTAAAAGCAATGAAAGCATTTGAAAGTCATGGAATAGATGGGTTTACATTAGATGGTGTTACAGATGTAGGATTACACACAAGTGTTAAAACATGGATCAATGAATGCAAAAAAGAAGGACTTGATATATTAGCATTTTTAGCAAGTAATTCAGAAAGTTTAAGTCAGGCTAATTCAAAATCAAAAGAGTACAATGATTACTTAATGCACAATGTTTACTTAAAATCAACTACTTATGATGGAATTACTTACACAGCAGCAGAAGTAGCTGTATATGTTGCTGCTTTAGCACTAGGAAAGAATTTAAAAGAATCTGTCTGTAATGAAATTACCATATTTGATAGTGTAGAACCTCGTTTATCAAGAACTGAAATAGAAAGTGCATTAGAATCTGGAACTATAGTATTTGATGTAATAGATAATGAAGTAGTTATTGTAGATGATGTAAATACTTATAAAAACTATAAGAATGAAAAAGAGGAAGCATTAGGTAATATTAGAGCAATTAGATTTATCAATACAGTAAACAAGCAAACAGCAGGTGCTGGAAAGGACTATATAGGTAAAATCTCAAATGATGAAACAGGACATACAGTAACACTGTGTGGGTTAAAAACATTCTTTGAAACATATCAAAAGTTAGGTATTATAGCTAAATTTAATATAGAAACAGATGAAGAATTACAAAAGAACGCTCAATCAGATGAATTCTTCTGGAAGTGGGATGCTGAATATATAAATGTCATAAAGAAGATTTTCAGTACAGGTAATTTAAAATAG
- a CDS encoding SH3 domain-containing protein, translated as MDIYLIDEAKNYKFHFPVNPLNSLSLSKEKRYITADILDFGEVDINQKGEKIREISFNSLFPKEYDESYCREMYLDTPLNSKKLIEGWQDIEQPLRLIITDIDVNELVSISKFTYEFVAGELEDIYFNITFRTNREIKIETITSTSANSYSGGLQDNRPSQESKFKDGDKAKVTASALNVRSGPGTENDIIGTLYKGQIVTAYRVEGQWLHTYYGNHGGYVHMDYIVKV; from the coding sequence ATGGATATATATTTAATAGATGAAGCTAAAAATTATAAATTCCATTTTCCAGTTAACCCTTTAAATTCTTTATCGTTATCGAAAGAAAAAAGATACATTACAGCAGATATATTAGACTTTGGTGAAGTTGATATAAATCAAAAAGGCGAAAAAATAAGAGAAATAAGTTTTAATTCTTTATTTCCAAAAGAGTATGATGAATCTTATTGCAGAGAAATGTATTTAGATACACCTTTGAATAGTAAAAAGTTAATAGAAGGCTGGCAAGATATAGAACAACCATTAAGGTTAATAATAACGGATATAGATGTAAATGAACTAGTATCTATAAGTAAATTTACTTATGAATTTGTTGCTGGAGAATTAGAAGATATTTATTTTAATATAACTTTTAGAACTAACAGAGAAATAAAGATAGAAACCATAACTAGTACTAGCGCAAATAGTTATAGTGGTGGCTTACAAGATAATAGACCTTCACAAGAATCAAAATTTAAAGACGGTGATAAAGCTAAAGTTACTGCAAGTGCATTAAACGTTAGAAGTGGTCCAGGAACTGAAAATGATATTATCGGTACATTATACAAAGGACAAATAGTAACAGCTTATAGAGTTGAAGGACAATGGCTACATACTTATTACGGTAATCATGGTGGTTATGTCCATATGGATTATATAGTAAAAGTTTAA
- a CDS encoding phage tail tape measure protein translates to MAKKEVYRLGINIKVDGDKQSKKVLTEVEKSTEKVKKKVRDLDKLTASPSAKLKDTASTAIDKIKSKTEKLNNKTATAKLKAKDEASKTINKVQNKLNSWIKTGAKKVISIGLAGTVALGGLGIGSAIKTFSDFEYGMKTVQATSQASNDELLKLTDTAKNLGATTSFSAVEVSQGMNYLAMAGYKTQDIISAMPGLLDAAAASGEDLASTSDIISDAITAFGMKASDTTHLADVMAQASASANTSIGLLGESFKYVGATAGAMGYSIEDASLALGLMANAGVKGSMGGTALKNAIVNMASPTDTMLTVMKKYNLSLTDSSGKMKSLKSVMDMLREKMKGVDKATQASAASQLFGKEAMSGMLSIINASETDYNNLANAIYNADGAAKQMANTKLDSLSGQWTILKSAVEGMKITLGERLAPYAKQFVTWFTAKIPNITDSVVKFVDTISNNVGTIKAAGGAFLGLTGAFVGMSAINKISTTVGTFGKLLGGFKTTATADALVKTTGAMQDLGLASKIIPALLSPTGLAIAGIGIAGVVAAKQLSKEVVPVVDLFADKIEYLKDSTNVSGMGGMSQEITKISDATKKAVGAYMEMDNSIQRTLLNLRYKNAAITSDIAHNVIEQFTNMNKTITNKLDENLKSNLSKIQTMFNNNTKLTAEEQNNIMAQIENHYNKQTTTTENALKEISSIYKDASEANRSLTQDENNKINELRSQMTTTAITSLSETEKESAIILGRIKDQTGRITAETAAEIVQKLNEQRDETVDAANAEYADRVHIAEQIKSMGGEYAEETANKIIAEAERQRDETIAAADATRSEGIDALKQAYGDLEHNVELNTGRILDFWGRIKQWWDNTSFSTKFANIETNGVVGMVGQKPNNSSSKITKPASEIETDLVGAPNSLSRETIKWGKENYTGTNNAIPGINSVGERGMELVLGRSLYDFKGGEKVLNNSETKSVLNNLGQAPIYNPQIQTIGAGGNNIQIDVQVNNNDTDVNGIVREVTNEVGRQLKEVLTNIKK, encoded by the coding sequence TTGGCCAAAAAGGAAGTTTACAGATTAGGAATAAATATAAAAGTTGATGGAGACAAACAGTCTAAAAAAGTCTTAACAGAAGTAGAAAAAAGCACTGAAAAAGTTAAGAAAAAAGTTAGAGATTTAGACAAACTAACAGCTAGTCCTAGTGCAAAACTTAAAGATACAGCATCAACAGCAATAGATAAAATAAAATCTAAAACAGAAAAGCTAAATAATAAAACAGCTACAGCAAAGCTTAAAGCAAAAGATGAAGCAAGTAAAACTATCAATAAAGTTCAAAATAAACTAAATAGTTGGATTAAAACAGGTGCTAAAAAGGTAATATCTATAGGATTAGCAGGAACTGTAGCATTAGGTGGCTTAGGAATAGGTTCAGCCATTAAAACATTTAGTGATTTTGAATATGGAATGAAAACTGTACAGGCAACAAGCCAAGCAAGCAATGATGAATTACTTAAATTAACAGATACAGCTAAAAATTTAGGAGCTACAACGTCTTTTAGTGCAGTAGAGGTAAGTCAGGGTATGAACTATCTTGCTATGGCGGGATATAAAACACAAGATATTATATCAGCTATGCCAGGTTTGTTAGATGCTGCAGCAGCAAGTGGGGAAGATTTAGCAAGCACAAGTGATATTATTTCAGATGCAATTACAGCATTTGGAATGAAAGCTAGTGATACTACACATTTAGCTGATGTTATGGCTCAGGCAAGTGCAAGTGCTAATACTAGCATAGGATTATTAGGAGAATCTTTTAAGTATGTTGGAGCAACTGCTGGAGCTATGGGATATAGTATAGAAGATGCCAGCCTTGCACTAGGATTAATGGCTAATGCAGGTGTTAAAGGTTCAATGGGAGGTACAGCTCTTAAAAATGCTATAGTAAATATGGCTAGCCCTACAGATACAATGTTAACTGTTATGAAAAAATATAATTTATCTTTAACAGATAGTAGTGGAAAAATGAAATCATTAAAAAGTGTCATGGATATGCTTAGAGAAAAAATGAAAGGAGTAGATAAAGCTACTCAAGCATCAGCAGCAAGTCAATTGTTTGGTAAAGAAGCAATGTCTGGAATGTTAAGTATTATAAATGCAAGTGAGACTGATTATAATAATTTGGCTAATGCAATTTATAATGCTGATGGAGCAGCTAAGCAAATGGCTAATACAAAACTTGATTCTTTAAGTGGACAATGGACAATACTAAAAAGTGCTGTAGAAGGAATGAAAATTACATTAGGAGAAAGACTTGCACCTTATGCTAAACAATTCGTAACATGGTTTACTGCTAAAATACCTAATATTACAGATTCAGTTGTAAAATTTGTAGATACTATAAGTAACAATGTAGGAACTATTAAAGCTGCTGGAGGTGCTTTCTTAGGATTAACAGGAGCATTTGTTGGAATGTCTGCAATTAATAAAATATCAACTACAGTAGGAACATTTGGAAAATTATTAGGTGGATTTAAAACAACCGCAACCGCAGATGCACTTGTGAAAACTACTGGTGCAATGCAAGACTTAGGACTAGCATCTAAAATAATACCAGCTTTATTATCTCCAACAGGATTAGCTATAGCTGGAATAGGAATTGCTGGAGTGGTAGCAGCTAAACAATTAAGTAAAGAAGTTGTTCCAGTTGTGGATTTATTTGCAGATAAAATAGAATATTTAAAAGATTCTACAAATGTTTCGGGGATGGGTGGAATGAGTCAAGAAATTACTAAAATATCTGATGCAACTAAAAAAGCTGTAGGTGCTTATATGGAAATGGACAATAGTATACAAAGAACATTATTAAATTTAAGATATAAAAATGCTGCTATAACAAGTGATATTGCTCATAATGTTATAGAACAATTTACTAACATGAATAAAACTATTACTAATAAATTAGATGAAAATTTAAAATCAAATTTAAGCAAAATACAAACAATGTTTAATAATAATACTAAATTAACAGCAGAAGAACAAAATAATATTATGGCACAAATAGAAAATCATTATAATAAACAGACAACTACAACTGAAAATGCTTTAAAAGAAATAAGTTCTATTTATAAGGATGCAAGTGAAGCAAATAGAAGCTTAACACAAGATGAAAATAATAAAATAAATGAACTAAGGTCACAAATGACTACTACAGCAATAACTTCTCTTTCTGAAACTGAAAAAGAAAGTGCAATAATTTTAGGGAGAATTAAAGACCAAACAGGAAGAATAACTGCTGAAACTGCTGCAGAGATAGTTCAAAAGTTAAATGAACAAAGAGATGAAACTGTCGATGCTGCTAATGCGGAATATGCAGATAGAGTTCATATTGCAGAACAAATAAAATCTATGGGTGGAGAATATGCAGAAGAAACAGCAAATAAAATAATAGCAGAGGCAGAAAGACAAAGAGATGAAACAATAGCTGCTGCTGATGCTACTAGATCAGAGGGGATAGATGCATTAAAACAAGCTTATGGGGATTTAGAACATAATGTAGAACTTAATACAGGCCGCATATTAGACTTTTGGGGCAGAATAAAGCAATGGTGGGATAACACTAGTTTTAGTACTAAATTTGCTAATATAGAAACTAATGGTGTTGTTGGAATGGTTGGGCAAAAGCCAAATAATTCAAGTAGCAAAATTACAAAACCAGCAAGTGAAATAGAAACTGATTTAGTAGGTGCTCCTAATAGTTTATCAAGAGAAACTATTAAATGGGGAAAGGAGAATTATACTGGAACGAATAATGCAATACCAGGTATTAACTCAGTAGGCGAGCGTGGTATGGAATTGGTATTAGGAAGAAGTTTATATGACTTTAAAGGTGGAGAAAAAGTACTTAATAATTCAGAAACTAAATCTGTTTTAAATAATCTAGGTCAAGCACCTATATATAATCCGCAAATTCAAACTATTGGTGCTGGTGGAAATAATATTCAAATTGATGTCCAAGTAAATAATAATGATACAGATGTTAATGGAATAGTTCGCGAGGTAACAAATGAAGTAGGAAGACAGCTTAAAGAAGTTCTTACAAATATTAAAAAATAA
- a CDS encoding DUF2634 domain-containing protein — protein MPNLFPTANEETINLEEDTQQKFKGSYAINFGTGEFIKNSDGTIKILDEFEAYVQWCEKAMLTARYKYGAYSDRYGKDIIGSDITDKKFVELELKRITQEALMVHPLTKSVDSFSFEWKGSDVYYSFEVTTTKNRNKVLKSNKKVW, from the coding sequence ATGCCTAATCTATTTCCAACAGCTAACGAAGAAACAATAAACTTAGAAGAAGACACACAACAAAAATTTAAAGGGTCTTATGCTATAAACTTTGGAACAGGGGAGTTCATTAAAAACTCTGATGGAACTATTAAAATATTAGATGAATTTGAAGCATATGTACAGTGGTGCGAAAAGGCAATGCTTACAGCACGATATAAATATGGGGCTTATTCAGATAGGTATGGAAAAGACATTATAGGCTCAGATATTACAGATAAAAAGTTTGTAGAGTTAGAACTTAAAAGAATCACACAAGAGGCGTTAATGGTACATCCATTAACCAAAAGTGTTGATTCTTTTTCTTTTGAGTGGAAAGGTAGTGACGTTTATTATAGCTTTGAAGTTACTACTACTAAAAACAGAAACAAAGTGCTTAAAAGTAATAAGAAAGTGTGGTGA
- a CDS encoding phage tail tube protein, whose protein sequence is MSTKKELDSSRICSGTYGRVFKDGKEYPQVSECTADVERDMKETPTVGSEWIGYKGGLKKGSGTLKGWKVTSEMTQQGFNRFELLTELDDPEAYGAERIRLKNCQFTKINLVNFKPGEVIEEEMPFVFSGFDLLDPITAD, encoded by the coding sequence ATGTCTACAAAAAAAGAACTTGATTCAAGTAGAATTTGTTCAGGTACTTATGGAAGAGTTTTTAAAGATGGAAAGGAATATCCGCAAGTATCTGAATGTACTGCTGATGTAGAAAGAGATATGAAAGAGACTCCAACTGTAGGTTCTGAATGGATAGGATATAAAGGTGGACTTAAAAAGGGTTCAGGGACACTTAAAGGATGGAAGGTTACGTCAGAAATGACTCAACAAGGATTTAATAGGTTTGAGTTATTAACTGAATTAGATGATCCTGAAGCTTATGGAGCTGAAAGAATAAGATTAAAGAATTGTCAATTTACAAAGATAAATTTAGTAAACTTTAAACCTGGAGAAGTAATAGAAGAAGAGATGCCTTTTGTATTTAGTGGGTTTGATTTACTTGATCCAATAACTGCTGATTAA